Genomic segment of Dehalococcoidia bacterium:
GAAGGGGTCTTCCTGCCCTTCGGCAGGGGGCTGGGCGCCCACCCGCTGGCGCAGGGCGTCGTCCACCTCTTGGGGCTCCAGGGCCAGGCCCAGTTCGGCACCGAAGCGGTGCAGAAGCTCCTCCTGCACTATGCGCTGGGCCACGGCCGAGAGGGCGTTGGCGGGCTGGCCCAGGTTGCTGTTGGCGCCGCCCACGTCCTGGAGGTGCAGGCGCAGCCTCTGGGCGAAGTAGCGCAGGCTGTAGGTGTTCTCCCCCACCCGGATGGCGGCGCTGTTGGGGCGGTTGCGCTGCTCCCAGATGCCACGGGCCACGGCGAAGGAGGCCAGCGCGGCCCCGGCCGCCAGCAGGACGAGCACGCCCAGGGTGGCCAGCAGGCGCCACGAGGTCTCCCCGGACCTCCGCACGGAGGCGTCCCAAGGTGGGGTGGGAACTCGGCTAGGCCGCCTCTGCTTGGGCATGGCTGGGCGGATGGGGCGGACGCGGTCGCCCCACGCCTAGGAGACGGGCGTGGGTGCCGGCCAGCCCAGCTTGCGGATGTGTTCGGCGGTGAAGGGCAGCAGGGCCACGTGGCGGGCCCGCTTTATGGCCCGGGCCAGGGCCCGCTGGTGCTTGGCGCAGGTGTTGAGCTTGCGCCGCGACTCGATGCGCCCGCGATCGGTGAGGAAGCGGCGCAGGAAGGCCGTGTTCTTGTAGTCGATGTACTTTATCTGTTCGGCGCAGATGGGGCAGACCTTGCGGCGGCGGCCGTAGCGACGCTTCTTGGGGCGGGGGGCTTCGGCCACCTCCGCCGGCTGCTCCGGGGCCTTCTCTGGCTCCTCGACCATGCTGCGGCTTCCCTCCTAGGTGGTGGACGTCAGTCCTCGGCCTCGAAGGGCAGCTCCTCCTCGGCCTCGGCAGCCTCCTCGCCGCCTTCCAACAGCGGCGCGGCGCCGGGGCGGTCGAGGAAGATGACCCGCTCGGCCAGGATCTCGTTGCGGAAACGGCGCTGGCCGTCGTTGCCCTCCCAGCTGCGGCTGCGCAGGCGGCCCTCCACGTAGACGCGGCGCCCCTTTTGCAGGTAGAGGTTGCACTGTTCGGCCAGGCGCCCCCAGGTGACCACCGAGAACCACTCCGTCTCCTCGCGGCGGTCGCCTTCCGGCGTGGTGTAGACGTAGTTGGTGGCGATGCGGAAGGTGGTCATGGCGTTGCCGGCGGCGGTGTAGCGCATCTCGGGGTCGGTGCCAGCGTTGCCGATGACCAGTATCTTGTTGAGGCCGGCCACTAGCTGAGGCCCCCCTATTCCTCCTCGTCCTCGTCGGTGCGCACCACCAGGTGCCTGAGGACAGGCTCGCTCACTTCCAGGCTGCGGTTGAGCTCGCGCACGGCCGAGCCGTCCAGGCGGAACTGGGCCAGGACGTAGTGGCCCTCGGTGAAGCGCTTGATGGGGTAGGCCAGGCGGCGCCGACCCCAGTGGTCCAGCTTCGTCACCTCGCCGCCCCGCTCGCTGATGAAGCGCTGGACACGCTCCACCGTGGCCGAGACCTCCTCCTCGGCCAGCTCGGGGCTGATGACCATCATCAACTCGTAGCTGCGCATGTCCACCCTGGGGAAAAGATATGTGGCAGGACAGATGTCCTGTCCTATCGTCGCCGATTATAACACCTGCCCCATCGGCCCACAAGGCCACGCCCCGTCCCGTGCACGCCTCGCAGGCACGGCCCCCGCTGCCGCGAGGCCCTTGACGCTTTTGGAACATATGTTCTAGCATGGGGCCACCGAAAGGGGGTCAGGCGGTGGCTAGGGTGTTCCCCCTCCGCAACGTGCTGCGGCCCTACCAGCTGGAGGTGGCCAGGGCCGTCCTGGAGAGCGTGCGTCGGCGCCTGGGCCTCACCTTCACGGTGATGATGAGCCGCCAGGCGGGCAAGAACGAGCTGTCGGCCCAGATGGAGCTCTATTTGCTGGCCCGCCACCTGCACCGGCCCGAGGAGCTGGTCAAGTGCGCCCCCACCTTCGACCCTCAGGCCCGCATCAGCCTGCGCCGGCTGTGGCAGCGGCTGGAGGAGGCGGGACTGGGGGAGCTGGCCTCCCTGGAGGAGGGGCGAGCGGTGCGCCTGGGCCGGGCCCGCCAGCTCTTCCTCTCGGCCGAGCCGGGGGCGCACGTGGTGGGCCACACCGCCACCCTGCTGCTGGAGGTGGACGAGGCCCAGGAGGTGGAGCGGGAGAAGTTCCAGCGCGATTTCCTGCCCATGGTGGCCGCCACCGGCGCCACCGTCGTCCTCTACGGCACTCCCTGGGACGGCTCCACCCTGCTGGAGGAGATGGCCGAGCACCATCGCGAGCTGGAGCGGCGGGACGGGGTGCGCCGCCACTTCCAGTGGGACTGGCAGGAGGTGGCCCGCCACAATCCGGCTTACGCCCGCTTCGTGGAGGCCGAGCGGCTGCGCCTGGGCGAGGAGCACCCCCTCTTCCGCACCCAGTACGCCCTGCGGCCCATCGGCGGCGGAGGGAGGCTCTTCTCCCCCTCCCAGCTGGCCCAGCTGCGGGGTGAGCACCCGCGGCAGGCAGCCCCGCGGCCGGGCGAGTGCTACGTGGCCGGCCTGGACCTGGGCGGCCAGGACTGGGATGGCGGCAGCCGCAGCCACGACGCCACCGTCCTGACCATCGCCCGTGTCCTCTTCCCTCCGCCCGAGGCTGTCGTGCAGGAGCCTCTGCTGGAAGTGGTGGAGCAGCGGGCCTTCGTGGGCACCCCCCACGACGAGCTGTATGCCGTCCTGGCCGACCTGCTGGGCCGCGTCTGGCGGGTGCGGCGGGTGGCGGTGGACGCCACCGGCCTGGGGGAGACGCTGGCGCGGCTCCTCGCCCGCTCCCTGGGAGAGGGTGCGGTGCTCCCCCTGCGCTTCAGCGCCGAGGCCAAGTCTCGCCTGGGCTATGGCCTGCTGGCGGCCGTCAACGGCGGCCGCCTGCGCCTATACGCCCAAGACGGCTCCGCCGAGTGGCGGGAGGCCTGGCGGGAGCTGGAGGCGGCGCGGGCCGTCTACCGCCCCGGTCGGGCCATGTCCTTCTACGTGCCCGAGGGCCAGGGGCACGACGACTATCTGGTGAGTCTGGCCCTGACGGTGGCAGCGGCAGCGGGCCTGTCCGGCCCCCGGGTGGCCCGCGGCCGCCCGACGAGGGGGTGATGAAGGTGCAGAGCCCGGCCCTGGATGAGCAGCGCGCGGGGGCCGTCCGCACCCTGCAGCGGGTGCGAGAGGACGCCCTGCCCGAGCATACCGAGTACCGCGATACGGGCTGCGACATCCATCCTTCCTGTCTCTCCTGTCCCCTGCCCCGCTGTCGCTACGACGAGCCCGGAGGCATAAGGGCGCTGCTGGGCGCCCGTCGCGACCGCCAGATCGTGGCCCTGCGTCGCCAGGGGCTGACCATCGAAGAGCTGTCGCGGCGCTTCGGCGTCTCGCGGCGGACCGTCTTCCGCGCCCTGGAGAAGGCCCGCGCCCAGGACCGCCCCGAGGAGGAGCCATGAGCACTACCCTCGCCCAGCCCCTTCCCCAACAGCTGGCCCGCCTGGACCTGGCGCGGCTCCAGGCCTACCGCGACAACCTGGATTTCTACCGCGGCATCCAGTGGAGCGGCCCGCCCCGGCGGCGGGAGCGTCGCCTCACCTTCAACTACGCCAAGGCGGTCATCGACAAGACCGCCTCCTACGTGATGAACGGGCTAGAGGTGCACCTGCTGCCCCGGGAGCCCTCGCCCCAGGCGGAGGCCCTGGCCCGCGAGGCGGAGGAGGCCCTGCGGGAAGTCCACCAGGCCAACGCCCTGGACCAGATAGACCTGGACAACGAGATCGACTGCTCGGTGCTGGGGGACGCCTGCTATAAGGTGACCTGGGACCCGCGGGAGCGGAGGGTGCGCGTCTCGGCGCCCGACGTCCAGGGCCTCTTCGCCTGGTGGGAACCCGACGACATGGCCCGCGTCTGGCGGGTGGCCCTGCGCTACCAGCTGACAGGAGAGGAGCTGGCCCTGGCCCATCCCCAGCTGATGCCGGGAGGCAACGGCAGCCGCCCGGGCCGCCTGGACGCTGACCAGCGCACGGTGGTGGAGGTCTGGACGGCCCGCCGATTCCAGCTCTGGGTGGACTCGGCCCTGGCCGATGAGCGTCCCAACCCCTACGGCTTCATCCCCTTCG
This window contains:
- the rpsR gene encoding 30S ribosomal protein S18 gives rise to the protein MVEEPEKAPEQPAEVAEAPRPKKRRYGRRRKVCPICAEQIKYIDYKNTAFLRRFLTDRGRIESRRKLNTCAKHQRALARAIKRARHVALLPFTAEHIRKLGWPAPTPVS
- the ssb gene encoding single-stranded DNA-binding protein yields the protein MAGLNKILVIGNAGTDPEMRYTAAGNAMTTFRIATNYVYTTPEGDRREETEWFSVVTWGRLAEQCNLYLQKGRRVYVEGRLRSRSWEGNDGQRRFRNEILAERVIFLDRPGAAPLLEGGEEAAEAEEELPFEAED
- the rpsF gene encoding 30S ribosomal protein S6, with the translated sequence MRSYELMMVISPELAEEEVSATVERVQRFISERGGEVTKLDHWGRRRLAYPIKRFTEGHYVLAQFRLDGSAVRELNRSLEVSEPVLRHLVVRTDEDEEE
- a CDS encoding helix-turn-helix domain-containing protein — protein: MKVQSPALDEQRAGAVRTLQRVREDALPEHTEYRDTGCDIHPSCLSCPLPRCRYDEPGGIRALLGARRDRQIVALRRQGLTIEELSRRFGVSRRTVFRALEKARAQDRPEEEP